GATGACCCTCGCACCGTCGTCGGTGGTCGCCTACTACCTCGGCGACGAGGCGACGTACCAGCCGGCGAAGACGTACCAGGGCCTGCTCGAGGTCACGCACTTCCACCTCTTCGCGATGGGCATGCTGCTCATGGTGCTGACGCACCTGATGCTGTTCGTGCCGATCCGCAGCTCCGTGAAGGCGTGGCTGATCGCGCTCCCGTTCGTCGCCGCGGCGATGGACGAGGGCGGGAGCTGGCTCGTCCGCTTCGGCAGCCCGCACTTCGCGGTGGTCAAGGTGGCGGGCTTCGCGCTGCTCCAGACGAGCCTCGCGGCGCTGATCGGCGCATCGCTGTGGAGCGTCTTCACGCGCAGCCAGGCCGAGAACTACACCGGATTCGTCGACGACGAGGACGACGAAGACGAGGACGAGGACGACGATCCGCGCGGCGGAGCGGCGTCGTGACGACGGGCCGCGCGCGGCTCGCGCGCGCCGTCGTGCTGGTCGTCGCGATCGCGGCCGCGAGCTGCGCGTCCTCGTCGCCGGCGCGTCACATCGCGAGCGACGGCCAGCTCGCGATGGGCACGGTGCTCGACGTGCAGCTCGTGGTGCCCGCCTCGAGCACGGGGCGCGCCGAGCTCGACGCCGTCTTCGCACAGGTGCACGAGCTCGATGCGCTCGTCTCGCACTACGACCCGGCGAGCGAGGTCTCTCGACTCTCCGCGGCGTCGGGCGGCGGCCCGCGCGCGGTCGACCCGCGCGTCGCGGAGCTCGTCGGCGAATCGCTCCGCTTCGCGACGCTGACGTCGGGCGCCTTCGACGTCACCGTCGGACGGCTGGTCGACGTGTGGCGCGGGAAGGACGCCGAGTCGGTCGTCTACGAGGACGTGGCGGCGGCGCGCGCGCCGGCGGGCATCGACGGGCTGCGCCTGCTCGCCGACGGGCGCGTCGAGCTCGCTCGCGCGGGCGTGAAGCTCGACTTCGGCGGCATCGCGAAGGGCTGGGCGCTCGACCGGGTGCAG
This genomic interval from Myxococcota bacterium contains the following:
- a CDS encoding FAD:protein FMN transferase; translated protein: MTTGRARLARAVVLVVAIAAASCASSSPARHIASDGQLAMGTVLDVQLVVPASSTGRAELDAVFAQVHELDALVSHYDPASEVSRLSAASGGGPRAVDPRVAELVGESLRFATLTSGAFDVTVGRLVDVWRGKDAESVVYEDVAAARAPAGIDGLRLLADGRVELARAGVKLDFGGIAKGWALDRVQERLDAERAGPALLSFGQSSILARGAPPDDPRGWTLVVRSPADGFAARVTLRDRALSVSSSFPPSDAAAGGSGAEADALGAPSGVVDPRSGWIVTRRTLAAVASDDATTADALSTSLLVLDYEEGLALAERLEGVEALLVDEDGRIAMTSGWREATGYVELGVGFRSLSPGLRTAAPDGAR